A single window of Flavobacterium sp. 140616W15 DNA harbors:
- a CDS encoding PAS domain S-box protein: MVLNYSFITIIAIWSNLTGLINKLLLHNDIVSSKSFVFYNSPKFPALGLALLGFVIFLIYHFFNIKKQLGNFIEKEKENKTSDKEYLLYFLFLGITIIVIEIINEIFKIRPKSLLVVNTSIGLSFLLFYFITTKIEYLRKNVQYIFITLFLLFFFHIIRNVILIPEDITPIISFIVAFYFSYNILKPIKLYWFFSGFLFLFLIDVTISQLVPLKTSIILINFSLIIFVVSYVKYAVLLNQNDKFRFSNEIVHKGNSLTIASNRKGEILFCSETITDILGYTPEEVMGMAFWDLTEDPEFIGEEYHLNYTDNKLYIRKLKCKNGEYRHIQWKDKKFSENLIIGIGQDITEQINTRDLYKNLIQTATDLIFETDDDGNFIFINEFAISTLGYSESEIISHNYLEFIRLDYITNAMQFYENLEENLKKKENNFPTIEIPLLTKNQEELWVSLKVIIRKNDLGEITGYAGIARDITKLKIIEIKNKIRQEKTEHYNTVSKKLSTTNFSNYEDTDSVVQLIIKEAAIASKTERVSYWKYTEDTISCTNLYSTDNQKLDKKRVLKKEHYPIYFDSIINKTIINAPNVFDQLEISEFTKDTFLKNNIKSMLDLPIFTNGQLTGILCFESTPNKRIWDNEDISFGRTISDIISLAVSSQMRLIAEKKLEFKSQLLSALALCTEKFLLSKNTSKMFEETFDIIGKASKADHLFYYEKDNNTKLISQKHKWARKGVVKQITKLQSFNTEKLSEIFALAQNKKTLNTFTSKLKDSFFKELLVANEIKSILILPLYINDKFTGFIGFDDCTNEKKWTEDEIYILQSLANNISSTLERNRNETRIHESEEKFKLIANNIPGTVYLSKFDELVTKIFLNDEIENLTGYPKSKFLENKLSFMSLIHPDDKENIIKTQVSNLKKGIPIHSVYRIKRKSGEYIWIEEFGDVIKRGNTIDFVGGIYFDITSKKEAEDAIKAKQLAEAANKSKSDFLANMSHEIRTPLNGIIGFTNLLMKTNLQEIQQKYMITVNQSAQSLLNIINDILDFSKIEAGKLELNIDHYNIREVLNQVIDLILYESNLKNLKLELNIHKDIPSCFWIDVVRVKQILINLLANAVKFTEKGTIKLNVTILDKINNIYTIRFSVSDTGIGILEENKKRIFQAFSQEDSSTTRKFGGTGLGLTISNKLLSLMDSYLKLESKINVGSTFYFDLKIQSCDVYDPVFFESTAENNNTIYVLTEEQLAKEIKFLIVEDNNVNRLLLRATIKNLFTNAIIYDAKNGKEAVELYKAIDPDIIFMDIQMPVMNGYEATKAIRKLKLGKNTPIIAVTAGAEKDEKQNCINAGMTGYISKPIIKGSIEKAIIKSII; encoded by the coding sequence ATGGTTCTTAACTATAGTTTTATAACAATAATAGCTATTTGGTCAAACCTAACAGGCTTGATCAATAAGCTATTGTTACATAACGACATAGTAAGCAGTAAATCATTTGTTTTTTATAATAGCCCAAAATTTCCAGCTCTAGGGCTTGCTTTATTGGGCTTTGTTATTTTCTTGATTTACCATTTTTTCAACATAAAAAAGCAATTAGGTAATTTTATTGAAAAAGAAAAGGAGAACAAAACCTCTGACAAAGAATATCTACTCTATTTTTTGTTTCTAGGAATCACCATTATTGTAATTGAAATAATCAATGAAATTTTTAAAATAAGACCTAAAAGTTTACTAGTTGTAAATACTTCAATTGGTCTATCCTTTTTATTATTCTATTTTATTACAACCAAAATTGAATACTTACGTAAAAATGTACAGTATATCTTCATCACATTATTTTTACTGTTCTTTTTTCACATAATTCGCAATGTGATACTTATTCCAGAAGATATTACTCCCATAATTAGTTTTATTGTTGCTTTTTACTTCTCTTACAATATTTTAAAACCGATAAAATTATATTGGTTTTTTTCAGGCTTCTTGTTTTTATTTTTAATTGATGTAACAATATCACAATTAGTCCCCTTAAAAACATCAATAATTTTAATTAACTTTTCACTTATTATATTTGTTGTCAGTTACGTAAAATACGCTGTTTTATTAAACCAAAATGATAAATTTCGTTTTTCTAATGAAATAGTACATAAAGGAAATTCGCTCACTATTGCAAGCAATCGCAAGGGTGAAATTTTATTTTGTAGCGAAACCATAACTGATATCCTCGGATATACTCCTGAAGAAGTCATGGGAATGGCATTTTGGGACCTTACCGAAGATCCAGAATTTATTGGCGAAGAATACCATTTAAATTACACAGATAACAAACTCTACATTAGAAAATTAAAGTGTAAAAACGGAGAATATAGACACATCCAATGGAAAGACAAAAAATTCTCTGAAAACCTAATAATTGGAATCGGACAAGATATTACAGAACAAATCAATACCCGTGATTTATATAAAAACTTAATTCAAACAGCCACCGATTTAATTTTTGAAACTGACGATGATGGTAATTTTATTTTCATCAATGAATTTGCAATTTCAACATTAGGCTATTCTGAATCAGAGATTATCTCACATAATTATTTAGAATTCATTCGTCTAGATTACATTACCAATGCAATGCAGTTTTATGAAAATCTAGAAGAAAATCTAAAGAAAAAAGAAAATAATTTCCCTACTATAGAAATCCCTTTATTGACAAAAAATCAAGAAGAATTATGGGTTTCACTTAAAGTTATTATCCGTAAGAATGACTTGGGAGAAATAACAGGTTATGCAGGTATTGCAAGAGACATCACCAAACTGAAAATCATTGAGATAAAAAATAAAATTAGACAAGAAAAAACAGAACATTACAATACTGTATCCAAAAAATTATCGACTACCAACTTTAGTAATTATGAGGACACAGACAGTGTTGTTCAATTAATCATCAAAGAAGCTGCAATTGCTTCAAAAACTGAGCGTGTAAGCTATTGGAAATACACAGAAGATACTATTAGTTGCACAAATCTATACAGCACAGACAATCAGAAACTCGATAAGAAAAGAGTCTTAAAAAAAGAACATTACCCTATTTATTTTGACTCTATAATAAACAAAACTATAATTAACGCTCCAAACGTATTTGATCAATTAGAAATATCTGAATTTACAAAAGACACTTTCTTAAAGAACAATATTAAATCGATGTTGGATCTTCCAATCTTTACAAACGGACAACTTACTGGTATTCTTTGTTTTGAATCGACGCCAAACAAACGAATTTGGGACAATGAAGACATCAGTTTTGGTCGAACAATTTCAGATATTATATCTCTCGCTGTTTCATCTCAAATGAGATTAATAGCAGAAAAAAAATTGGAATTCAAGAGTCAGCTATTATCTGCACTGGCATTATGTACTGAAAAGTTTTTATTAAGTAAAAACACCTCTAAAATGTTTGAAGAAACCTTTGATATAATAGGGAAAGCTTCAAAAGCAGATCATCTGTTTTACTACGAAAAAGACAACAATACAAAACTTATAAGCCAAAAACACAAATGGGCAAGAAAGGGAGTTGTAAAACAAATTACAAAATTACAAAGTTTTAATACCGAAAAATTAAGCGAGATATTTGCTCTTGCTCAAAACAAAAAAACACTAAACACATTCACTTCTAAACTTAAAGATTCTTTTTTTAAAGAACTATTAGTCGCCAACGAAATCAAATCTATTTTAATTCTCCCTTTATACATCAATGATAAATTCACAGGTTTTATTGGATTTGACGACTGCACTAATGAAAAAAAATGGACTGAAGATGAAATTTATATTTTACAATCTCTAGCCAATAATATTTCTTCGACCTTAGAAAGAAACAGAAACGAAACTAGAATCCACGAAAGTGAGGAAAAATTTAAGCTAATTGCAAATAACATCCCTGGTACTGTTTACCTGTCTAAATTTGATGAATTAGTCACAAAAATTTTTCTAAATGACGAGATAGAAAACTTAACTGGTTATCCTAAATCAAAGTTTCTAGAGAATAAATTATCTTTCATGTCACTAATACATCCTGATGACAAAGAAAACATCATCAAGACTCAGGTTAGTAATTTAAAAAAAGGAATCCCTATACATTCTGTTTACAGAATAAAAAGAAAGTCTGGCGAATATATCTGGATAGAAGAATTTGGTGATGTGATCAAAAGAGGAAATACAATTGATTTTGTAGGTGGTATTTATTTTGATATTACAAGCAAAAAAGAAGCAGAAGATGCCATAAAAGCCAAACAACTGGCTGAAGCTGCGAATAAATCAAAATCTGATTTCCTGGCAAATATGTCACACGAAATAAGAACTCCCCTAAACGGTATCATTGGTTTTACCAATTTATTAATGAAAACAAACCTACAGGAGATTCAACAAAAATACATGATTACAGTCAATCAGTCTGCACAATCATTACTCAATATAATAAATGACATTTTAGATTTTTCTAAAATAGAAGCTGGGAAGTTGGAGTTAAATATTGATCATTATAACATTAGAGAAGTACTCAATCAAGTAATCGATTTAATATTATACGAATCCAACCTTAAAAATCTCAAACTAGAACTTAACATCCATAAAGACATACCTAGTTGTTTTTGGATTGATGTAGTTCGAGTAAAACAGATTCTGATCAATCTACTTGCAAACGCAGTTAAATTCACCGAAAAAGGAACTATAAAACTCAACGTAACTATTCTAGATAAAATAAACAATATCTATACAATACGCTTTTCCGTTTCTGATACTGGAATCGGAATACTTGAAGAAAATAAAAAGCGCATTTTTCAAGCATTTTCACAAGAGGATAGTTCTACTACTCGAAAATTTGGAGGTACAGGATTAGGATTAACCATTTCGAATAAACTACTTAGCTTAATGGATAGCTATTTAAAATTAGAAAGTAAAATAAATGTAGGGAGTACTTTTTATTTTGATTTAAAGATACAAAGTTGCGATGTATATGATCCTGTTTTTTTTGAAAGCACTGCCGAAAACAATAATACTATTTATGTCTTAACTGAAGAACAGCTCGCTAAGGAAATAAAATTTCTTATCGTAGAAGACAATAACGTTAACCGACTACTACTAAGAGCCACTATAAAAAACCTATTTACGAATGCCATCATATATGATGCTAAAAACGGAAAAGAAGCCGTTGAATTATACAAAGCAATAGATCCAGACATTATCTTTATGGACATACAAATGCCTGTTATGAATGGATACGAAGCTACTAAAGCAATTCGAAAATTAAAATTAGGCAAAAACACACCTATAATTGCAGTTACAGCAGGAGCAGAAAAAGACGAAAAACAGAATTGTATTAATGCCGGAATGACTGGATATATATCAAAACCAATCATAAAAGGAAGCATTGAAAAAGCCATAATAAAATCTATTATCTAA
- a CDS encoding neutral zinc metallopeptidase: MKWKGTRESDNVEDRRGMSSGGKTIVGGGIIGIIILLVNIFGGENAQFITPVLEQMQGSQSNQTEATAPLSKEDEELGHFVKAVLARNEETWDKIFTENGMTYKYPKLVLFRNSVQTQCGGATSASGPFYCPADQKVYMDLAFFEELKTRFGAKGGDFAIAYVIAHEIGHHIQTLLGTSAKMRKAQEGKSEAQANKLSVALELQADFYAGVWAHYNQQYLEEGDIDEALSAANAVGDDAIQSKMQGQVVPDSFTHGTSEQRMYWFKKGFSTGDIKQGDTFAEIR, encoded by the coding sequence ATGAAATGGAAAGGTACAAGAGAAAGTGATAACGTTGAAGACAGAAGAGGCATGTCATCTGGTGGTAAAACTATTGTAGGTGGTGGAATAATTGGTATTATAATTTTACTAGTAAATATTTTTGGTGGTGAAAATGCACAATTTATAACTCCTGTATTAGAACAAATGCAAGGCTCTCAATCCAATCAAACTGAAGCTACTGCACCATTAAGCAAAGAAGATGAAGAATTAGGCCATTTTGTTAAAGCAGTTCTAGCAAGAAACGAAGAAACTTGGGATAAAATTTTTACCGAAAACGGTATGACATATAAATATCCTAAATTAGTTTTATTTAGAAATTCTGTACAAACTCAATGTGGTGGAGCAACATCGGCATCTGGTCCATTTTATTGTCCTGCCGACCAAAAGGTATACATGGATTTAGCCTTCTTTGAGGAACTAAAAACTAGATTTGGTGCCAAGGGTGGGGATTTCGCAATTGCATACGTTATAGCACACGAAATAGGACATCACATACAAACATTATTAGGAACATCGGCTAAAATGCGTAAAGCACAAGAAGGAAAAAGCGAAGCACAAGCTAATAAGCTATCTGTTGCCCTAGAACTTCAAGCCGACTTTTATGCAGGAGTTTGGGCACATTACAACCAGCAATACCTAGAAGAAGGAGATATTGACGAAGCCTTGAGTGCTGCAAATGCAGTTGGCGATGATGCAATACAGAGTAAAATGCAAGGACAAGTAGTTCCTGACTCATTTACACACGGTACATCAGAACAACGAATGTATTGGTTCAAAAAAGGATTTAGTACAGGAGACATCAAACAAGGAGATACATTTGCAGAAATTAGATAA
- the bshB1 gene encoding bacillithiol biosynthesis deacetylase BshB1 yields the protein MKLDILAFGAHPDDVELGCAGTILKEISLGKKVGIVDLTRGELGTRGSAELRDLEAAAAAKILGVSVRENLAMRDGFFVNDEAHQLEVIKMIRKYKPEIVLCNAIDDRHIDHGKGSKLVSDACFLSGLMKIETTLNGEQQTAWRPKLVYHYIQWKNIEPDFVVDITGFTEKKIESILAYGSQFYDANSKEPATPITSKNFLESLNYRAQDLGRLVGVDFAEGFTIERCLAINSLGDLM from the coding sequence ATGAAATTAGATATATTAGCTTTTGGAGCACATCCGGATGATGTAGAATTAGGTTGCGCTGGAACAATTTTAAAAGAGATTTCTTTAGGGAAAAAAGTGGGAATTGTTGATTTAACCCGAGGTGAATTAGGAACACGTGGATCTGCTGAACTTAGAGATTTAGAAGCCGCCGCCGCCGCAAAGATATTAGGAGTCTCTGTACGAGAGAATTTAGCAATGCGTGATGGTTTTTTTGTAAATGACGAAGCGCATCAATTAGAAGTGATAAAAATGATTCGTAAGTATAAACCAGAGATTGTATTGTGTAATGCAATCGATGATCGTCATATAGATCATGGGAAAGGAAGTAAATTAGTTTCTGATGCTTGTTTTTTATCAGGGTTGATGAAGATAGAGACTACTCTTAATGGAGAGCAACAAACTGCATGGCGTCCTAAGTTAGTTTATCACTATATTCAATGGAAAAATATAGAGCCAGACTTTGTTGTAGATATCACAGGATTCACTGAAAAGAAAATAGAATCGATTTTAGCATACGGTTCGCAGTTTTATGATGCGAATTCTAAAGAACCAGCTACACCAATAACGAGTAAAAACTTTCTTGAAAGTCTAAATTATCGTGCGCAAGACTTAGGGAGGTTAGTTGGGGTAGATTTTGCTGAAGGTTTTACTATTGAAAGATGTTTGGCTATCAATAGTTTAGGAGATTTGATGTAA
- a CDS encoding chorismate-binding protein, producing the protein MNEFFSKIKKHKEQNLPFVLYKKPKSDTIIALLQQNNTLHKVIDYKEKGFVLASFDKKQIVLIPENESQICTSELETRSVSLVDIVGLNVDVNAEKQFETLVANGVGAIVNNEFQKVVLSRSEIVPLKDFDFIETFQNLANLYPTTLAYCFFHPEVGFWMGATPEQLLKANGNVFETTALAGTQKAASASDVVWQQKEKDEQQYVTDFIVKRLGDVASSVEVTEPYSANAGSIWHIKTDISGVLNADSSLDEVIDLLHPTPAVCGYPKKKSRAFILENENYDRTFYSGFLGELNSSFASNSISSDLFVNLRSMQIRNSEAILYMGCGITKESIPEKEWEESVNKSMTMKRVLNIK; encoded by the coding sequence ATGAATGAATTTTTTTCTAAAATAAAAAAACACAAAGAGCAGAATTTGCCTTTTGTACTTTATAAAAAACCTAAGTCGGATACAATTATTGCTTTGTTGCAACAAAATAACACGTTACATAAAGTTATTGATTATAAAGAAAAAGGGTTTGTACTAGCTTCTTTTGATAAGAAACAAATTGTTCTTATTCCTGAAAATGAATCTCAAATTTGCACTAGTGAATTAGAAACAAGATCAGTAAGTCTAGTTGATATAGTTGGTTTGAACGTTGATGTTAATGCTGAAAAACAATTTGAAACATTAGTAGCAAATGGAGTTGGAGCGATTGTAAATAACGAATTCCAAAAAGTAGTTTTATCACGAAGCGAAATTGTTCCTTTGAAAGATTTTGATTTTATTGAAACATTTCAAAATTTAGCAAATTTATACCCAACAACGTTAGCATATTGTTTCTTTCATCCCGAAGTTGGTTTTTGGATGGGAGCAACGCCAGAACAATTACTTAAAGCAAACGGAAATGTTTTTGAAACTACTGCTTTGGCAGGAACTCAAAAGGCAGCTTCGGCATCTGATGTTGTGTGGCAACAAAAAGAAAAAGACGAACAGCAATATGTTACTGATTTTATTGTAAAAAGATTAGGAGATGTAGCTTCATCTGTTGAAGTTACTGAGCCGTATAGTGCTAATGCAGGAAGTATCTGGCATATAAAAACCGATATTTCGGGAGTTTTAAATGCAGATTCTAGTTTAGATGAGGTGATTGATTTATTGCATCCGACACCTGCGGTTTGTGGTTATCCTAAAAAGAAATCTAGAGCATTTATTCTGGAAAATGAAAATTACGATAGAACTTTCTATTCTGGTTTTCTAGGTGAGTTAAATAGTAGTTTTGCTTCTAATTCGATAAGCTCTGATTTATTTGTGAATTTACGTAGCATGCAAATTCGTAATTCTGAGGCTATTTTGTATATGGGATGTGGAATTACAAAAGAAAGTATTCCTGAAAAGGAGTGGGAGGAAAGTGTGAATAAATCAATGACGATGAAAAGAGTTTTGAATATAAAATAA
- a CDS encoding PaaI family thioesterase, whose protein sequence is MNFSKEQILEHCNQFSQNTLMQTLKIEYIDAGEDFLVAKMPVNPAVHQPMGLLHGGASVALAESVGSAASFFYINPELQEVRGIEISANHLKSIREGFVYGTARIIHKGRSLHLWEIKITDEEGNLVSLCKLTNMVLDRKKS, encoded by the coding sequence ATGAATTTTAGTAAAGAACAAATATTAGAGCATTGCAATCAGTTTTCACAAAATACCTTGATGCAAACGCTAAAAATTGAATATATAGATGCTGGAGAAGATTTTTTAGTAGCCAAAATGCCAGTAAATCCAGCTGTTCATCAGCCAATGGGATTATTGCACGGAGGTGCATCTGTGGCACTTGCAGAAAGTGTAGGTAGTGCAGCATCATTTTTTTATATAAATCCTGAATTACAAGAAGTACGCGGAATTGAAATTTCAGCAAATCATTTAAAAAGCATTCGTGAGGGGTTTGTTTATGGAACGGCACGAATTATCCATAAAGGAAGAAGCTTGCATCTTTGGGAAATTAAAATTACTGATGAAGAAGGTAATTTGGTTTCGCTATGTAAATTGACGAATATGGTTTTGGATAGAAAGAAAAGCTAA
- a CDS encoding right-handed parallel beta-helix repeat-containing protein — protein MRTFFILFTIGILLATSSCRSDFETVASTGDLVFSKDTVYLDTVFTNIGSSTYQLKVYNQGKKDITIPTIKLGKGLSSKYRMTVDGMHGTEGKIFNNVTLLAKDSMYVFIETTAAITDANPTDFLYTDQIQFDSGANLQNVELVTLIQDATFLYPKKSSDGTIETLPINGKEVEGFFLEDNELQFTNQKPYVIYGYAAVPEGKTATFDPGARVYFHANSGLLVSKNASLNVNGALSSTEKLEKEVIFEGDRLEPLYSDIPGQWGTIWLADGSTNNTINHLTIKNATTGLFIENSDQTTVSIKNTQIYNSVNHGILAQNGKIKGENIVINRAGLSSLACLYGGNYQFTHCTFNNNWQGSQQSAVYLSNTLSGATPETRDLIQATFNNCIIYGSNTNELLLDKKSNATFVYQFNNCLIKYSSTSTNTDYQFNTDTQHYNGIILNQDPKFYKVSQNKFNIDTNSGAFAKGNQTYNISLDIIGNSRTSPPDLGAYQSMPFPKSK, from the coding sequence ATGCGTACTTTTTTTATACTATTTACTATCGGAATACTTTTAGCAACAAGTTCATGTCGAAGTGATTTCGAAACCGTTGCCAGTACTGGAGATTTAGTTTTCTCAAAAGACACCGTATATTTAGATACCGTTTTTACCAATATCGGTTCAAGTACATACCAACTAAAAGTGTACAATCAAGGAAAAAAAGACATTACCATTCCAACAATCAAATTAGGCAAAGGATTAAGTTCTAAATACAGAATGACCGTTGATGGAATGCACGGAACAGAAGGAAAGATCTTTAATAATGTAACGCTTCTAGCAAAAGACAGCATGTATGTTTTTATAGAAACAACAGCCGCAATTACCGATGCAAATCCAACCGATTTTTTATATACCGACCAAATTCAATTTGATAGTGGTGCAAATCTTCAAAACGTAGAATTAGTAACACTAATACAAGATGCAACTTTTTTATATCCAAAAAAATCCTCTGATGGAACTATAGAAACATTACCAATCAATGGTAAAGAAGTAGAAGGCTTTTTCTTAGAAGATAACGAATTACAATTTACAAATCAAAAACCATACGTCATATATGGTTACGCGGCCGTTCCTGAAGGAAAAACCGCTACGTTTGATCCTGGCGCAAGAGTTTATTTTCATGCAAACTCAGGCTTATTGGTTAGTAAAAATGCAAGTCTTAATGTAAATGGAGCATTATCTTCAACAGAAAAATTAGAAAAAGAAGTCATTTTTGAAGGAGATCGTTTAGAACCTTTATATTCTGATATTCCTGGGCAATGGGGAACTATCTGGCTTGCCGATGGAAGTACAAATAACACCATTAATCATTTAACTATTAAAAATGCCACAACAGGTTTGTTTATAGAAAATAGTGACCAAACAACAGTAAGCATTAAAAACACACAAATTTACAATTCCGTTAATCATGGTATTTTAGCACAAAACGGAAAAATAAAAGGGGAGAACATTGTAATAAATCGCGCTGGATTATCAAGTTTAGCTTGCTTATATGGTGGAAACTATCAATTTACACACTGTACCTTCAATAACAATTGGCAAGGTTCTCAGCAAAGCGCAGTTTACCTAAGCAATACTCTCTCAGGAGCAACTCCAGAAACTAGAGATTTAATACAAGCAACTTTCAACAACTGTATTATATACGGCTCAAATACAAACGAGTTATTATTAGACAAAAAAAGCAATGCAACCTTTGTATATCAATTCAATAATTGCTTAATCAAGTATAGCAGTACAAGCACAAATACAGATTACCAATTCAACACCGATACCCAGCATTATAACGGAATCATACTAAATCAAGATCCAAAGTTTTACAAAGTTTCTCAAAACAAATTTAATATCGATACCAATTCTGGTGCTTTCGCAAAAGGAAACCAGACCTATAACATTTCGTTGGATATCATAGGGAATAGTAGAACTTCTCCTCCAGATTTAGGAGCATACCAAAGTATGCCATTTCCAAAATCGAAATAA
- a CDS encoding endonuclease, which translates to MKKTYSYIVLLLFTTATFAQIPSGYYNTATGTGYTLKTQLYNIIKGHTDNGYAGLYTTYQTSDIDAFFENDGSVLDMYSENPSGTDPYNYSIATTQRCGNYSKEGDCYNREHIIPQSVFNEKAPMVSDAHFITPTDGKVNGMRSNYPHGVVNTPTYISQNGGKLGANSTSGYSGTVFEPINEFKGDIARMYFYFATRYENTVAGYSYPMFDGSGDKVFSAAFLNILLAWNAQDPVSPREITRNNAIYARQNNRNPYIDHPEYVNQIWNPSADTQAPTTPTNLASTSKTATSISLSWTASTDNVAVTNYNVYANGVLKTTVTGLSGTITGLTPLTSYNITVSAKDAAGNTSAVSNTISVTTDTSIGPDPGTTTDLLFSEYIEGSGNNKALEIMNATGSAINLSGYSIKRQTNGAGAWSSGLALSGIINTGSKFTIVNNLMASSCFPTSSANLSTTAAELTFNGNDPVGLFKNGVLIDIIGTYNGGSANFAVDITLRRKSTVTSPSATFNLNGQWDSFTTDTCNNLGSKFLGVAKEKILSDSNEIVLYPNPSNGNFNINFNSSDTPYTIEIVSISGQKVYKKQATTQEAISISNLPKGLYIIKVTNKEKTFIKKIAIN; encoded by the coding sequence ATGAAGAAAACCTACTCTTACATTGTATTATTACTATTTACAACTGCCACCTTTGCACAAATCCCATCTGGATATTACAACACGGCAACAGGAACTGGTTACACCTTAAAAACCCAATTATACAACATTATTAAGGGACATACCGATAATGGATATGCTGGCTTATACACCACATATCAAACATCCGATATTGATGCTTTTTTCGAAAATGACGGAAGTGTCTTAGATATGTATTCTGAAAATCCATCAGGAACAGACCCTTATAATTATAGCATAGCAACCACACAAAGATGTGGCAATTATTCAAAAGAAGGAGATTGCTACAACAGAGAACACATAATTCCGCAATCAGTATTTAACGAAAAAGCACCAATGGTTTCCGACGCTCATTTTATTACACCTACAGATGGAAAAGTAAACGGAATGCGATCAAATTATCCTCATGGAGTTGTAAACACACCAACCTATATTTCTCAAAACGGAGGAAAGTTAGGGGCAAACTCTACATCTGGCTATTCAGGAACTGTTTTCGAACCAATCAATGAATTCAAAGGAGACATTGCCAGAATGTATTTTTATTTTGCAACACGGTATGAAAATACCGTTGCAGGTTATAGCTATCCTATGTTTGATGGCTCTGGTGATAAAGTTTTTTCTGCCGCATTTCTAAATATTCTTTTAGCATGGAACGCACAAGATCCAGTAAGCCCAAGAGAGATTACAAGAAACAATGCTATTTATGCACGCCAAAATAACCGAAATCCATATATCGACCATCCAGAATATGTAAATCAGATATGGAATCCTTCTGCTGACACGCAAGCACCAACAACACCTACAAATCTTGCAAGTACATCAAAAACTGCCACTTCTATTTCTTTAAGTTGGACTGCATCTACAGACAATGTAGCAGTAACAAATTATAATGTTTATGCAAATGGCGTTTTAAAAACTACAGTAACAGGATTAAGTGGTACAATTACTGGCTTAACGCCTTTAACAAGTTACAACATTACTGTAAGTGCAAAAGATGCCGCAGGAAATACTTCAGCAGTAAGCAATACCATCTCAGTAACAACAGATACAAGTATTGGACCAGATCCAGGAACCACTACAGACTTATTATTCTCTGAATACATAGAAGGTTCCGGGAATAACAAAGCATTAGAAATCATGAATGCAACTGGAAGTGCTATTAACTTATCTGGTTACAGCATAAAAAGACAAACCAATGGAGCTGGCGCATGGAGTTCAGGACTCGCTTTAAGTGGCATTATAAATACAGGAAGCAAATTCACTATTGTAAACAACTTAATGGCATCTAGCTGTTTCCCTACAAGCTCAGCAAATCTTTCGACAACTGCCGCCGAACTTACTTTTAATGGAAATGATCCTGTAGGCTTATTCAAAAACGGCGTACTAATCGATATTATCGGAACCTATAACGGCGGGTCTGCAAACTTTGCAGTCGATATAACATTAAGAAGAAAATCGACCGTAACATCTCCTAGCGCAACATTTAACCTAAATGGACAATGGGATTCATTTACAACAGATACCTGCAATAACTTAGGTAGTAAATTCCTTGGCGTTGCAAAAGAAAAGATTCTTTCTGATTCAAATGAAATAGTGCTATACCCTAATCCTTCAAATGGAAATTTTAATATTAATTTCAATAGTTCAGATACTCCATACACAATTGAAATAGTTTCGATATCAGGTCAAAAAGTATACAAAAAACAAGCTACAACACAAGAAGCTATAAGTATAAGCAATCTCCCAAAAGGATTATATATAATAAAAGTAACAAACAAGGAAAAAACTTTCATTAAAAAGATAGCAATCAACTAA